In a genomic window of Pseudodesulfovibrio sp. JC047:
- a CDS encoding UDP-N-acetylmuramoyl-L-alanyl-D-glutamate--2,6-diaminopimelate ligase has product MMFLFSGSHSGKEKDEERGVMEFETLLKEAKKGLVVRTDSRKIQEGECFVAMPGTAVRGLDYIPNALDNGARYIVAPKEARDLVAPVVEKKALAVYVDNPAIALGELARTHFHRMDRNVKLVGITGTNGKTTTTYIIEHLLASAGLKVGVLGTVNYRWPGFQIEASLTTPDCWMIHELIFNMKKDDVDVVLMEVSSHALEQYRVAGLDFNAGVFTNLTQDHLDYHGDMETYFKAKAKLFTDYPLDSKVNITNYNDPHGRRLLSECPGAIGYGIGDIAAVQNEVGDHPMIQGRIVSMDGQGIELETAYKGKSWTIHSPLIGSFNAMNLMAAQAVALQLGLNCKQMRALKDFPGVPGRLERVINDHGLDVFVDFAHTPDALENVQRTLKSLDFKRLITLFGCGGDRDRTKRPIMGQAVARYADVAVLTSDNPRSEDPVAILDDIRPGLAGVPKIIEHPDRRTAIAMALEEMEPGDVLLIAGRGHEPNQKINGEMIPFLDTHVTAELLEEMYS; this is encoded by the coding sequence ATGATGTTTTTGTTCTCTGGCTCTCATAGCGGCAAGGAAAAAGACGAGGAACGAGGCGTGATGGAATTTGAAACCCTGCTCAAAGAAGCAAAAAAAGGGCTTGTTGTGCGCACGGATTCGCGCAAGATCCAGGAAGGCGAATGCTTTGTCGCCATGCCCGGAACTGCGGTCCGAGGTCTCGACTACATCCCCAATGCATTGGACAACGGAGCACGATACATCGTGGCGCCAAAAGAAGCCCGTGACCTCGTGGCCCCGGTTGTGGAGAAAAAGGCCCTTGCCGTGTACGTGGACAATCCGGCAATCGCCTTGGGCGAACTGGCTCGGACTCATTTTCATCGCATGGACCGAAATGTGAAGCTGGTCGGCATCACCGGCACCAACGGCAAGACCACCACAACGTACATCATCGAGCACCTGCTCGCTTCGGCCGGGTTGAAGGTCGGCGTGCTCGGCACGGTCAATTATCGCTGGCCCGGCTTTCAGATCGAAGCGTCCCTGACCACCCCGGACTGCTGGATGATCCACGAACTCATTTTCAACATGAAAAAGGATGACGTGGACGTGGTGCTCATGGAAGTGTCTTCCCACGCCCTCGAACAATACCGCGTGGCTGGTCTCGATTTCAACGCCGGAGTCTTCACCAATCTCACTCAGGACCACCTCGACTACCATGGCGACATGGAAACATATTTCAAGGCCAAGGCCAAACTGTTCACAGACTATCCGCTCGACTCCAAGGTCAACATCACCAACTACAACGACCCGCATGGCCGCAGACTCTTGTCAGAATGCCCCGGAGCCATCGGATACGGCATCGGCGATATCGCGGCGGTCCAGAACGAAGTCGGCGATCATCCCATGATTCAGGGCCGTATCGTGTCCATGGACGGCCAAGGCATCGAGTTGGAAACCGCGTACAAGGGCAAAAGCTGGACCATCCATTCTCCCTTGATCGGCTCGTTCAACGCCATGAACCTCATGGCGGCACAGGCCGTTGCCCTGCAACTCGGGCTGAATTGCAAACAGATGCGCGCGCTCAAGGATTTTCCAGGCGTGCCCGGTCGGCTGGAACGGGTCATCAATGATCACGGTCTCGACGTATTCGTGGATTTCGCCCACACCCCGGATGCGTTGGAAAATGTGCAACGCACCCTCAAATCATTGGATTTCAAACGGCTCATCACCCTGTTTGGCTGCGGTGGCGATCGCGATCGGACCAAACGCCCGATCATGGGACAGGCCGTGGCACGATACGCAGACGTCGCCGTGCTCACCTCGGACAACCCCCGATCCGAAGACCCGGTCGCCATTCTGGACGACATCCGTCCCGGACTCGCTGGGGTTCCCAAAATCATCGAGCATCCTGATCGACGCACCGCCATAGCCATGGCCCTTGAAGAAATGGAACCGGGCGACGTCCTGCTTATTGCCGGACGCGGCCATGAACCAAACCAAAAAATCAACGGTGAAATGATTCCGTTTCTCGACACCCATGTCACCGCTGAACTGCTTGAGGAAATGTATTCGTGA